The genomic stretch GCAAGGCTGTTTACATTGACGGAACGGCTTGGGAGGCGCAAACTCCTGTTACGACACCACCTTATTCTGCAAGGGTTAAGGAGAATCGGGCGATGTCACCTGAAAACTGGAGCCATTTTTTTGCCGCTGCGGCATTTTGGCCTTATCAGTTTTTGAAACTGTCACTGTTTGTTGGGCGCAATGCCTCGCACTCTTTAATGTACCAAAAACAATAAAAAACGATACCAACAAACCCACTAGGGAGAAATTTGAATATGACTACCAAATCTAGCGTCACTCGCCGGACCCTGCTGAAAAGTGCCGGTGCGGCTGCTCTTGCAGCGCCGCTCTATTCCAAAAGCGCGCTGGCGTCTTCGGGTGAAGTCAACATTCTGATGTGGTCGGACTACCTGCCCCCAGCCTTTATCGAAGGCTTTGAGGCAAAGACCGGCATCAAGGTGAATTACACCGGTATTGGTTCCAACGAGGAAATCATCAACAAGATGAAGGCCACCAAGGGTCAGGGCTTTGACATCGTCTCGCCCACCAACAACCGGTCGCTGCAGTGGGGACCACTGGAGCTGCTGAAACCCTTTGACATGAACAAAGTCAACATCGACGCGGTGAACCCGGCGATGGCAAAAATCGGCACATCGGCATGGAACTTTGACGGCGCCGGCGTGCATTGGCTGCCTCATATCTGGGGCACCGAAGGTGTCGCCTACCGCACCGACAAATGGCTGCCAGCCGGCGACGCGCCGTCCTATGGCGATGTCTGGTCGGAAGAAAACGCCGGCAAAACCATGGGCCGTGCCCATTCGATGATGCTGGGCGCGGGGCTCTACATGGAAGCCTCTGGCGCAATGGAGCCTGGCTCCGTCTGGGCGGCTTATGGTGACGAAGACACCATGCGCGAAGTTTGGGGCAAGATCACCGACTGGTGTATGGCGCGCAAAGACCGGATCAAGCTGATCTGGAACGATGCCGACACCCAGAAAAACGGTCTGCTGAACGAAGGTGTTGTGGTTGGTCAGACCTGGGATGGCCCACCACTGGCGCTGAAAGCAGCAGGTGAGCCAGTGCATTATCAAGCGCCTGTTGAAGGCGCGATGGCCTGGGTTGACGGCATGTCCATGCCCGTTGGTGCCAAGAACGAAGAGCAGGTCTATGCCTTCATCGACTACGCCTTTGGCAAGGAAGCTGCTGGTAAGGCGATCGACAGCCACGGCTACAACTCGCCGGTTCTGGGTGCAGATACCTTCTCGGGGGATGTCTACAAAAAGAACTTTGCCGAAGCCTATCCTGGCGACAGCCTGGCCAATCTGAACCCCTGGCCTGCCGAAGCGCCTTGGTATGCTGAAGTGCGGACCGAGTTCGTCAATAAGTTCAAAAGCGCCTGATCCGTTTTTGAGCCAACTGGCCCCTGGATCGTCCAGGGGCCAGCCTGGGCGCCATGCATGTCCCATGGACGCATCACACACATCTGAATGAACAGAGCAGCCTGTTTGCGCCGGGGGTATTCTCCACCGGGCAAAGGAGCTGTGAGCTGAGGAGAGACCACATGAGTGCTGGGGTCGGCGTAGATCTTGAAAACCTCTGGATCCGCTTTGGAGATTTTGTCGCCGTGCGCGACGCAAATGTGCATATCAACGGAGGCGATTTCTTTTCCTTCCTTGGGCCTTCTGGCTGCGGCAAAACCACGATTTTGCGCGCTGTTTCGGGGTTTTTAGACCCTAGCGAAGGTCAGGTGTTGATTGGCGGCAAGGATATGAAGGGCATCGGCCCGAACAAACGTCCCACTGCGCTGATCTTTCAGAATCTGGCGCTGTTTCCGCTGATGAAGGTCTGGGAGAACATAACCTTTTCCCTGGAAATTAAAGGTGTGTCGGCGCGGGACCGTCGCAAGCGCGCAGATGAGCTGCTGGACATGATCGCGCTGCCGGGGCAGGGCGACAAACTGCCCTCGGAGCTGTCAGGCGGCCAGCGCCAGCGGGTGGCCATTGCCCGTGCTCTTTGTGCGGAACCGGATGTTTTGCTGCTGGATGAGCCACTTTCGGCGCTGGACTTGAAACTGCGCCAGCACATGCGCACCGAGCTGCGGGAAATTCAAAAACGCGTTGGCATCACCTTTATCTACATCACCCATGATCAGGGCGAGGCGCTGACCATGTCCGATAATATCGCGGTGATGCGCGCAGGTGTCATTGATCAAATTGGTGATGGCAAGACCATCTACAATGACCCGGCCACCGCCTTTGCTGCGTCTTTTGTCGGCGAAAACAACGTATTCCGGGGCAAGGTGAAACAGGTGACGGGCGACACCGCAATGATCAGCACCAACCGGTCAGGGGATCTGCTGGCGCGGGTTTCTTCGGCCAATCAGGGCAAGATGAAACCGGGGGATGACGCGATGATGTTCATCCGTCCCGAAGCCTTTGCCCTGGCACCGGTCGGCACCGAAGGCGATCACTTTGTCACCGCCACCGTCACCAACGAAGAATTTGAAGGCAATAGTTTCAATATCTTCATGGAAGGCGAAGGCGGCAAGGAAATGAAGGTCTCGTTGCCGAACCTTGGCCAGTCTTTTGACAGCCACAAGGGGCAACCGATGACCCTGCAATATGATGTCCAGAACGCTGTGGCCCTGCCCGCTGGCGATCTGGCCACCGAATAGGGAGAGCGGCAATGCCTCGTTTCCTAAAAGAGTTTTTTGACCGCAATGGTCTGGGCATTGGCTCACTGATGCTGGGGCTGGTGCTGTTCTGGACCATTGGTCTGATCATCCTGCCGCAGCTGTCGATGCTGGATTTCTCCTTCCGTCCCAACCTGCCACCGCCTGAGATCGGCGGGCCAAAAGACGTCTATACGATGGAGAACTACAAATATCTGGTCTTTGGCCCCGAAGGCGGCAGCCAGGACTACAACGCGGTGGATCTCAAGGTGTTTTACCGCACCCTGATCGCGGCGATTTTTGTCACCATTTTCAACCTGATCCTGTGTTACCCGATCGCCTATTACCTGGCCCAGACCAAGGGCAATCACATCCGTATCTTTGCGTTGATGCTGATCATCCCTTACTGGATCAACGAGATCCTGCGCGCCTTTGCCCTGCGCATCATCTTTGGCGAGACCGGCGTGCTGAACAATCTGCTGGTGGCGGCCGGGATATTTGATACGCCCTTTGACTTTGTCCGCAACGATATCGCGCTCTATGCGGGCCTGGGCTATGCCTATATCTTGTTGATGATCTTCCCGATCTACAATGTGATCGAAAGCCTGGACCGAAACCAGATCGAAGCGGCGCGCGATATGGGCGCCAGCTGGTCAATGATCCACCGCCGGGTTGTCATTCCCTATGCCAAACCGGGCATCAGTTCGGGCTGTACCATGGTGTTCATGTTGTCAGCCGGGGCGCTGGCGGCACCGCAGATCCTGGGCGGGCCTTCGTCGCTGTGGTTCACGCAGTTGATCTACCAGCAATTCAACGACAACTCTGACTGGCCACAGGGCGCGGCCTATGCGGTGGTGCTGCTGGTCACCTGTATCCTCTTGGTGCTTGCTCTGATGCGGGTCTTCAAGGTGAACATGGGGGATATCGGCAAATGAAGAACCTTTCTCTTATGCGCCTCAGCATCTGGGCCTATCTGGCAATCTTCTTTGCCTATCTGCTTGGGCCGCTGGTGATCATGTCGATCACCGCTTTCAACTCACCGGAGTTCCCGCGGGCGACGCCCTGGGAATGCCTGACCTTTGAGTGGTTTTCGGCTCTGTTTCAGGACGAACGGATCCTGAATGGGATCAAGAACTCCATCCTGGTGGGCGCAGGCACTGTTGTGCTGTCGGTGGCCATGGGGCTGGCGGGCGCATTGATGCTGACCCAGATCTGGCCCAAGCTGCGGGCGACCTACTACACCATCATCATTGCGCCAATTCTGGTGCCGGGTGTGGTTATTGGTATCTCGACGCTGGTGTTCTGGGACCGGATCAACCGAATGGTGGGCCTGGGGGCGGACAGCTTCCTGTCCAACGGCTTGTTCCTGACGGTCATTGGTCAGTCTACATTCATCGCCAGCTATTGCATGCTGGTGCTGGTGGCACGACTGCAGCGCTATGACATCGCCCTGACCGAGGCAGCGCTGGATCTGGGCGCCACCCATGCGCAGGCCTTTCGCAAGGTGTTGTTGCCCTTCATGAAGCCCGCCATTGCCTCAGCCGCAGTGCTGGCCTTTCTGGCGAGCTTTGAAAACTACAACACCACCACCTTCACCTTTGGGGAATACCCAACCCTGACCATCGAGCTGGCACAAAAGGTCCGCTACGGGATCACCCCCGCCATTTCGGCGCTGGCCTTTATTATCGTTTTGCTCACGGTGTTTGCTGCCCTGTTCAACGAGGCCAATATTCGCCGCAAGGAACTGGTGGCCGAGGCCCGCAAGGATGCCACGGTGGAAGAGCTGAGCTCAGGCCAGTTCAAACTGCCCGGCTTTCTCAGCTCCAACTGGGCGGCTGTTGCCCTGGTGATTGTGGCCTGTGCCACGGTGACCGTGGTTGGCACGGCGACTGTCTATAGTCCGCAGCAATGTATCGCGGATGTGCAGGAGCAAAAGCGCATGGAGTCCGAACTGCGGATCCAGGAACTGCTGCGACAGCGTGAGCTGCGCCGTCAGCAGCAACAGGAAGAGCAGGGCGAAACCGCGCCGGTTCAGTCCCAGCCTGCTACCGGTAATAACTCAGGTTTTGGTGGCGTCTTTGCCCCCGGCACCCTGAGCGGCGACGGGGCAGAGGCCGAGACCGAAAGTGAGGGCAACAACTCCGGCTTTGGCGGTGTTTTTGCTCCCAGTGCCTTGGGCGGTGATGACGCTAGCGAGGGATCCGACAACTGATCTCTTGCCAGTTGCTAGACACACAAACCCCGCCCGGCCAAAGCTGCTGGGCGGGGTTTTCTTTTGTGACTGTCCCTAGGTTTTGTCCCGTGGCAGCGGTTTGGAGAACAAAACACCCGGCGCATCCGCCGCCAGCGGTGCGCCGGACAGGCGCGCCATTTGCCAGGCCAGTGCCTGATTGCTGCTGATCACGGGTTTGCCAAGGCGCTGTTCCAGATCCGCGATAATATCCAGTGTCCGCAGGTTGGTGCAGCTGAGAAACACCGCCTCCACCTCTGGGTTTGATCCGACCTCCAGCGCTGCAGTGTGGATAGAGGCGGGATCAATGCGGGCGACATTTGCCTCGACCTCCTCGCCAAAGGACACCATGGCGGGCACCGCATAACCTGC from Phaeobacter sp. G2 encodes the following:
- a CDS encoding extracellular solute-binding protein, coding for MTTKSSVTRRTLLKSAGAAALAAPLYSKSALASSGEVNILMWSDYLPPAFIEGFEAKTGIKVNYTGIGSNEEIINKMKATKGQGFDIVSPTNNRSLQWGPLELLKPFDMNKVNIDAVNPAMAKIGTSAWNFDGAGVHWLPHIWGTEGVAYRTDKWLPAGDAPSYGDVWSEENAGKTMGRAHSMMLGAGLYMEASGAMEPGSVWAAYGDEDTMREVWGKITDWCMARKDRIKLIWNDADTQKNGLLNEGVVVGQTWDGPPLALKAAGEPVHYQAPVEGAMAWVDGMSMPVGAKNEEQVYAFIDYAFGKEAAGKAIDSHGYNSPVLGADTFSGDVYKKNFAEAYPGDSLANLNPWPAEAPWYAEVRTEFVNKFKSA
- a CDS encoding ABC transporter permease yields the protein MPRFLKEFFDRNGLGIGSLMLGLVLFWTIGLIILPQLSMLDFSFRPNLPPPEIGGPKDVYTMENYKYLVFGPEGGSQDYNAVDLKVFYRTLIAAIFVTIFNLILCYPIAYYLAQTKGNHIRIFALMLIIPYWINEILRAFALRIIFGETGVLNNLLVAAGIFDTPFDFVRNDIALYAGLGYAYILLMIFPIYNVIESLDRNQIEAARDMGASWSMIHRRVVIPYAKPGISSGCTMVFMLSAGALAAPQILGGPSSLWFTQLIYQQFNDNSDWPQGAAYAVVLLVTCILLVLALMRVFKVNMGDIGK
- a CDS encoding ABC transporter permease yields the protein MKNLSLMRLSIWAYLAIFFAYLLGPLVIMSITAFNSPEFPRATPWECLTFEWFSALFQDERILNGIKNSILVGAGTVVLSVAMGLAGALMLTQIWPKLRATYYTIIIAPILVPGVVIGISTLVFWDRINRMVGLGADSFLSNGLFLTVIGQSTFIASYCMLVLVARLQRYDIALTEAALDLGATHAQAFRKVLLPFMKPAIASAAVLAFLASFENYNTTTFTFGEYPTLTIELAQKVRYGITPAISALAFIIVLLTVFAALFNEANIRRKELVAEARKDATVEELSSGQFKLPGFLSSNWAAVALVIVACATVTVVGTATVYSPQQCIADVQEQKRMESELRIQELLRQRELRRQQQQEEQGETAPVQSQPATGNNSGFGGVFAPGTLSGDGAEAETESEGNNSGFGGVFAPSALGGDDASEGSDN
- a CDS encoding ABC transporter ATP-binding protein, encoding MSAGVGVDLENLWIRFGDFVAVRDANVHINGGDFFSFLGPSGCGKTTILRAVSGFLDPSEGQVLIGGKDMKGIGPNKRPTALIFQNLALFPLMKVWENITFSLEIKGVSARDRRKRADELLDMIALPGQGDKLPSELSGGQRQRVAIARALCAEPDVLLLDEPLSALDLKLRQHMRTELREIQKRVGITFIYITHDQGEALTMSDNIAVMRAGVIDQIGDGKTIYNDPATAFAASFVGENNVFRGKVKQVTGDTAMISTNRSGDLLARVSSANQGKMKPGDDAMMFIRPEAFALAPVGTEGDHFVTATVTNEEFEGNSFNIFMEGEGGKEMKVSLPNLGQSFDSHKGQPMTLQYDVQNAVALPAGDLATE